In Phaseolus vulgaris cultivar G19833 chromosome 10, P. vulgaris v2.0, whole genome shotgun sequence, a single genomic region encodes these proteins:
- the LOC137819260 gene encoding growth-regulating factor 9-like isoform X2, whose amino-acid sequence MEAKPLRIVPSSRNTSGGGPQKKIDIGHAMEGGGGSVVDERKRVVMVKKEKENSSNSVELHLGVDASHSAPSEINHVITEAQRRELHHQVFIFNHLAYKLPPPQHLVEFPSNMSEYSFLGFDHGSMVDPEPHRCRRTDGKKWRCSKSVVPCQKYCERHMHRGRNRSRKPVETTQLNSTLATKPSTKSSTKSVSKTVFEISNPNLIMAMQPTDTPSSTPSKSLTIDNCSSIRSKIIPRAADYLMVFSSAAAVSPGCTLATSVAPKVAATFSSVASVASDNKSCLKMCQKDNQSKSCVSNNTGNRSDGKGSIVGDSNSVSTGISFSPTSVLQVFGNNSSYLNDKTNIEPAAPDRCRRTDGKKWQCKSAVLPGQKYCATHMHRGAKKRFANHEIEAAAATTTACSAATSARLPYSPAITNMHQAHSAIPSTNLSMSVPASAPFIQCNEKGPSSSDTDTTISDTLQECSYTSF is encoded by the exons ATGGAAGCTAAGCCTCTTAGGATTGTTCCCTCTTCACGCAACACCTCTG GAGGTGGACCCCAAAAGAAGATTGACATTGGACACGCGATGGAAGGTGGTGGTGGTAGTGTTGTTGACGAGAGAAAGAGGGTTGTTATGGtcaagaaagagaaagagaactCTTCCAACAGTGTTGAGCTTCATCTTGGGGTTGATGCTTCTCATTCTGCGCCATCAGAAATAAACCATGTGATCACTGAAGCTCAGAGGCGAGAGCTTCACCACCAAGTTTTCATCTTCAACCACTTGGCCTATAAACTTCCTCCTCCTCAACACCTTGTGGAATTCCCAAGCAACATGTCAG AATACAGTTTCCTGGGTTTTGATCATGGGAGTATGGTGGATCCAGAACCTCATAGGTGTAGAAGAACTGATGGAAAGAAATGGAGGTGCAGTAAGAGTGTAGTGCCTTGTCAAAAGTACTGTGAAAGGCACATGCATAGAGGTCGAAATCGTTCAAGAAAGCCTGTGGAAACAACTCAACTTAACTCGACTTTGGCAACAAAACCTTCTACCAAGTCATCTACCAAATCAGTCTCAAAGACAgtttttgaaatttcaaatcCAAACCTTATTATGGCCATGCAACCTACTGACACACCTTCCAGTACCCCATCAAAGAGCCTCACCATTGACAACTGCTCTTCTATCAGGTCTAAAATTATCCCCAGGGCTGCCGACTACCTCATGGTGTTTTCTTCCGCTGCAGCAGTGTCCCCTGGCTGCACTCTTGCCACTTCTGTTGCCCCTAAGGTGGCGGCAACATTCAGCAGTGTGGCATCTGTAGCTTCGGATAACAAAAGTTGCCTAAAGATGTGCCAGAAAGATAACCAGTCCAAGAGCTGTGTCAGTAACAACACAGGTAATAGAAGTGATGGGAAAGGAAGCATTGTTGGTGATTCTAATAGCGTCTCCACAGGAATAAGCTTCTCCCCAACAAGTGTTCTTCAAG TTTTTGGTAACAACTCTTCTTACCTCAATGACAAAACCAACATAGAACCTGCTGCACCCGATAGGTGTCGGAGAACAGACGGCAAGAAGTGGCAATGCAAGAGTGCTGTTCTTCCTGGTCAGAAGTACTGTGCCACACACATGCACAGAGGTGCTAAAAAGCGTTTTGCAAACCATGAAATAGAAGCAGCAGCAGCTACTACAACTGCTTGTTCTGCCGCTACCAGTGCACGCTTGCCTTACTCTCCAGCCATAACCAACATGCACCAAGCACATTCTGCAATTCCAAGTACAAATCTTTCCATGTCAGTCCCAGCAAGTGCTCCTTTCATACAATGCAATGAGAAAGGCCCCAGTAGCAGTGACACCGATACCACCATCAGTGACACCTTGCAAGAGTGTAGCTATACTTCTTTCTGA
- the LOC137819260 gene encoding growth-regulating factor 9-like isoform X1, with product MEAKPLRIVPSSRNTSGVGGGPQKKIDIGHAMEGGGGSVVDERKRVVMVKKEKENSSNSVELHLGVDASHSAPSEINHVITEAQRRELHHQVFIFNHLAYKLPPPQHLVEFPSNMSEYSFLGFDHGSMVDPEPHRCRRTDGKKWRCSKSVVPCQKYCERHMHRGRNRSRKPVETTQLNSTLATKPSTKSSTKSVSKTVFEISNPNLIMAMQPTDTPSSTPSKSLTIDNCSSIRSKIIPRAADYLMVFSSAAAVSPGCTLATSVAPKVAATFSSVASVASDNKSCLKMCQKDNQSKSCVSNNTGNRSDGKGSIVGDSNSVSTGISFSPTSVLQVFGNNSSYLNDKTNIEPAAPDRCRRTDGKKWQCKSAVLPGQKYCATHMHRGAKKRFANHEIEAAAATTTACSAATSARLPYSPAITNMHQAHSAIPSTNLSMSVPASAPFIQCNEKGPSSSDTDTTISDTLQECSYTSF from the exons ATGGAAGCTAAGCCTCTTAGGATTGTTCCCTCTTCACGCAACACCTCTG GGGTAGGAGGTGGACCCCAAAAGAAGATTGACATTGGACACGCGATGGAAGGTGGTGGTGGTAGTGTTGTTGACGAGAGAAAGAGGGTTGTTATGGtcaagaaagagaaagagaactCTTCCAACAGTGTTGAGCTTCATCTTGGGGTTGATGCTTCTCATTCTGCGCCATCAGAAATAAACCATGTGATCACTGAAGCTCAGAGGCGAGAGCTTCACCACCAAGTTTTCATCTTCAACCACTTGGCCTATAAACTTCCTCCTCCTCAACACCTTGTGGAATTCCCAAGCAACATGTCAG AATACAGTTTCCTGGGTTTTGATCATGGGAGTATGGTGGATCCAGAACCTCATAGGTGTAGAAGAACTGATGGAAAGAAATGGAGGTGCAGTAAGAGTGTAGTGCCTTGTCAAAAGTACTGTGAAAGGCACATGCATAGAGGTCGAAATCGTTCAAGAAAGCCTGTGGAAACAACTCAACTTAACTCGACTTTGGCAACAAAACCTTCTACCAAGTCATCTACCAAATCAGTCTCAAAGACAgtttttgaaatttcaaatcCAAACCTTATTATGGCCATGCAACCTACTGACACACCTTCCAGTACCCCATCAAAGAGCCTCACCATTGACAACTGCTCTTCTATCAGGTCTAAAATTATCCCCAGGGCTGCCGACTACCTCATGGTGTTTTCTTCCGCTGCAGCAGTGTCCCCTGGCTGCACTCTTGCCACTTCTGTTGCCCCTAAGGTGGCGGCAACATTCAGCAGTGTGGCATCTGTAGCTTCGGATAACAAAAGTTGCCTAAAGATGTGCCAGAAAGATAACCAGTCCAAGAGCTGTGTCAGTAACAACACAGGTAATAGAAGTGATGGGAAAGGAAGCATTGTTGGTGATTCTAATAGCGTCTCCACAGGAATAAGCTTCTCCCCAACAAGTGTTCTTCAAG TTTTTGGTAACAACTCTTCTTACCTCAATGACAAAACCAACATAGAACCTGCTGCACCCGATAGGTGTCGGAGAACAGACGGCAAGAAGTGGCAATGCAAGAGTGCTGTTCTTCCTGGTCAGAAGTACTGTGCCACACACATGCACAGAGGTGCTAAAAAGCGTTTTGCAAACCATGAAATAGAAGCAGCAGCAGCTACTACAACTGCTTGTTCTGCCGCTACCAGTGCACGCTTGCCTTACTCTCCAGCCATAACCAACATGCACCAAGCACATTCTGCAATTCCAAGTACAAATCTTTCCATGTCAGTCCCAGCAAGTGCTCCTTTCATACAATGCAATGAGAAAGGCCCCAGTAGCAGTGACACCGATACCACCATCAGTGACACCTTGCAAGAGTGTAGCTATACTTCTTTCTGA
- the LOC137819491 gene encoding pentatricopeptide repeat-containing protein At4g32430, mitochondrial produces the protein MRYPLKILHKVPLLLSFKHGSKRFHTLKHEHHLFDLILHPNAASVNRSMLNHLHNHLPFQALAAFKDQFHLHSLQNVDEVTLALSLKACQGELKLGCQIHGLLVSSGLVSLVSVSNSLMKLYCKSGNFGKALLVFENLSHPDMVSWNTVLSGFEESLEALLFARSMHFRGIVFDQVTYTTALSFCWGDHGILFGWQLHSLVVKCGFGCEVFIGNALVTMYSRWGMLDEARRVFDEMPKRDLVSWNAMISGYSQEGECYGLEAVLLFVNMLSNHILIDHISLTGAVSACGHMRNLELGRQIHGLTQKVGYGTHVSVCNVLMSTYSKCEVPNDAKAVFDGISNRNVVSWTTMISIDEEDAMSLFNAMRIDGVYPNDVTFIGLIHAVTIRNLVTEGLMIHGLCIKSCFLSEQTVSNSLVTMYAKFECIRESEKIFEELNCRETVSWNALISGYAQNGLYKEAFRTFLSAVEEITPSQYTFSSVLNAIAAAEDIPLKHGQRCHSYLLKLGLNTDPTVSGALLDMYGKRGNNIESQRVFDETLERTQYAWTAIISAYARHGDFETVMSLYTEMEREGISPDFITFLSVLTACCRKGMVDVGHRVFESMVKKHSIEPTSEHYSIMVDMLGRAGRLDEAEELMHQIPGGPGLSALQSLLGSCRIHGNLEMAEKVAGSLIEMDPASSGPYVLMANMYAEKGKWEKVSEMRRKMRGRGVKKEVGFSWVDVSNVDSLYLHSFSSGDKSHPENENICKMAEFLGLQMNFLKESREREGEWCHE, from the coding sequence ATGCGATACCCTCTCAAAATCCTTCACAAAGTGCCCTTACTACTATCATTCAAGCATGGCTCCAAACGCTTCCACACACTCAAACATGAACACCACCTGTTCGACCTTATTCTCCACCCAAATGCTGCGTCGGTTAACCGTTCAATGCTCAACCATTTGCACAACCACCTTCCTTTTCAAGCTCTTGCTGCATTCAAGGACCAGTTTCATTTGCATTCTCTTCAAAATGTTGACGAGGTCACCCTTGCCTTGTCCCTCAAGGCATGTCAAGGAGAGTTAAAACTTGGATGTCAAATCCACGGACTCCTTGTGAGTAGCGGGTTAGTTTCGCTTGTTTCCGTGTCTAATTCTCTCATGAAACTGTACTGCAAGTCAGGGAATTTCGGGAAGGCTTTGCTTGTGTTTGAGAATTTGAGTCATCCTGACATGGTGTCTTGGAATACTGTGCTTTCTGGGTTTGAGGAGAGTTTGGAAGCTTTGCTTTTTGCACGTTCTATGCATTTTCGTGGGATAGTTTTTGATCAGGTGACATATACTACTGCTCTTTCATTTTGTTGGGGTGATCATGGGATTTTATTTGGGTGGCAATTGCATTCTCTTGTGGTTAAGTGTGGATTTGGCTGTGAAGTTTTTATTGGGAATGCGCTTGTAACAATGTATTCAAGGTGGGGGATGTTAGATGAGGCTAGGAGAGTGTTTGACGAAATGCCCAAAAGAGATTTGGTTTCGTGGAATGCAATGATTTCAGGGTATTCTCAAGAAGGGGAATGTTATGGGTTGGAAGCAGTTTTATTGTTTGTCAACATGTTAAGTAACCATATATTAATTGACCATATTTCACTTACAGGTGCGGTTTCAGCTTGTGGTCATATGAGAAACTTAGAGCTTGGGAGGCAAATACATGGTTTGACCCAGAAAGTGGGATATGGAACACATGTATCAGTTTGCAATGTTTTGATGTCAACTTATTCAAAATGTGAGGTCCCTAATGACGCAAAAGCTGTTTTTGACGGCATTAGTAATCGGAATGTAGTGTCTTGGACGACAATGATTTCTATTGATGAAGAAGATGCAATGTCTCTCTTTAATGCAATGAGAATTGATGGAGTGTATCCAAATGATGTTACGTTTATAGGATTAATACATGCTGTAACAATCAGGAATTTAGTGACAGAAGGTCTAATGATCCATGGGTTATGCATAAAAAGCTGCTTTTTGTCAGAACAAACCGTCTCCAATAGCCTTGTTACCATGTATGCCAAATTTGAGTGCATTCGAGAATCAGAGAAGATTTTTGAGGAGCTTAACTGTCGTGAAACAGTATCGTGGAATGCATTGATTTCAGGGTATGCTCAAAATGGCTTGTATAAAGAAGCTTTCCGCACATTTTTGTCTGCGGTAGAGGAGATAACGCCCAGCCAGTACACATTTAGTAGTGTGTTAAATGCTATTGCTGCTGCTGAGGATATACCACTGAAACATGGGCAACGTTGCCATTCTTACTTGCTCAAACTTGGTTTAAACACTGACCCAACTGTTTCAGGGGCTCTACTTGACATGTATGGCAAGCGTGGAAACAATATTGAGTCTCAAAGAGTGTTCGATGAGACACTTGAACGGACCCAGTATGCTTGGACAGCAATAATATCTGCCTATGCCCGCCATGGAGACTTTGAGACCGTGATGAGTTTGTATACAGAAATGGAGAGGGAAGGAATCAGTCCTGACTTCATCACTTTCCTTTCTGTTTTAACCGCTTGCTGTAGAAAGGGCATGGTTGATGTAGGCCATAGAGTATTTGAGTCTATGGTGAAGAAACATTCAATTGAGCCCACCTCTGAACATTATTCTATTATGGTGGACATGTTGGGCCGTGCTGGACGACTAGACGAGGCAGAAGAGTTGATGCACCAGATTCCGGGAGGGCCTGGATTGTCTGCGTTGCAAAGTTTGCTTGGATCTTGTAGAATACATGGGAATCTGGAGATGGCCGAGAAAGTTGCTGGTAGTTTGATAGAAATGGACCCTGCAAGTTCAGGTCCATATGTGTTAATGGCAAACATGTATGCTGAGAAAGGGAAGTGGGAGAAAGTTTCTGAAATGCGAAGAAAGATGAGAGGGAGAGGAGTAAAGAAGGAAGTGGGATTTAGTTGGGTGGATGTTTCTAAT